From the Thermococcus sp. genome, the window AAGCTCAAATACGGTAGCAACTACAATCTCGAGGGCAAGAAGGTTCTCATCGTTGACGACATCAGTGACACAGGTGAGAGTTTAACCCTTGCAAAGAACTACGTCGAGAGCCAAAAACCGACAGAAACAAGGACCGCCACACTCCTCACGATAATGGGTTCGCGCTTCAAGCCCGACTACTACGGCGAGGAAATTGACTGGACCTGGGTAGTCTTTCCGTGGAACTTCGTTGAGGACATGATAAACCTCGTCAACAGCCTCCTTGAGGAGAAAGAAGCTTTAACCACTGACGAAATCATCGCGCTTTTCAGGGAGCTTCACAACCTCGAGGTTCCCAAGGACAAGCTTGAAGAAGCGCTTAGAATGGCCGAGCTCAGGAAGGTTTTTAAGTCCCGCGAGGGAGCCTGGCGCAAAGCCTAAGGGTGTTGGGGTTGAACAGGGAGAAAAAGGTCGAGGAGATCAAGAACCACAGCGTCTATGCCAGCGAAATCTATGAGATGCACAGCGAGAGCATAAACGAGGTCATAGACAACTACGAGGGCCTGAAGGAGGACTACCTGAGCGAACACTCGCGCGCGAGGATAGTGAGGATAGTCTTCAACGAGGATAATGATCTCCCGCTGGCCATAGAGTTCAACAGGAAGGATGACTCCTTCAAGGGATTCACCATAGCCATAGGCAAGCCCCATATAAGGAGCAACGGAGACGATTGAGACCGTTGCCTTATATTTTATGCCCTAGCACTTTCTAACGGGAGGCGACAGGTTTTAAACGGTTTTTCACAATGACCTTCGGTGAGTGAGATGAAGAAGGGAGGCCTGCTTGCAATCATACTCCTCGTTGCTCTGCTGAGTCCCCCCGCTACATCAGCCGCATCAACAAAGCCCCTCGTTGTGGCAACGATAGCACCCCTCGCAGGGATAGTTAAGGACGCCTTTGGGGATTCGGTTCAGGTTGTTTACCTCATTCCCCCGGGCATTGACCCCCATGAGTACCAGCTCACTGCCAAGCAGATAGCACTCCTCCAGAGGGCAGACGTCATAGTGACGACCGACGGTCACCTTCCGGTCGAGAAGAAGATAGCCGAGCTGCAGGCAGAGGGAACTATAAAGGGGAAAGCCCTCTTTGCGGACGATTACGCGAGGGAGGGCTTCCGTTACCTGACTGAAAGATGGTACACCGGCAAGGACAACCCTCACGGTGTCTGGCTGGATCCCACCAATGCATTAGCAATAGCGAAGGCAACTGAGAAGGCACTTGAAGAGATTGACCCGGCAAACGCCAACATATACGCCATGGAATACAATAACTTTCAGGAGAGGGTGAACGCGATAGTTAAGGCCTACCGAGCTCTCGTGGGGCACAACAAAACGGCGGTCATACAGATGCCTCCCGACCAGTACGCAATAGAGTGGCTCGGAATAAAGGCCGTCGCCGCCATAAAGCCCGAGGAGGAGGCTCCTGCAGTGGGGGTTGACAACCTGCTACCGGAGGCTGCAAACTCCAGCCTGATAGTTTACGGCGTTGACAGCCCCGATCAGCTGAAGAAAGCCGCCTTTGAACTCGCAGAAAAGAGCGGAAAACCCATCGCAGGGATAATAGTCTTCGGAACGGATGAGCCCTACACGAAGCTCTTGATAAAGAACACCGCCGCGATCTTAGAGGCCATCACCGGAAAGGGGCCCATCGAAAAGCCAGTTCAGGGCCCAAACGTTGGAACCTACGTCATCGTCTCCCTCGTTGTTGGACTCGTACTCGGAACCGCGATCGGTGTTGTTTTGAAGAAGTGAGCCGTTTCTATTTTCTTTTGAACAGTTCCGGAGAAATAAACGGGGAGAGAGAATCACTCCCTCCTGTAGGGAATTCCGTCCCACTTTGGCGGCCTGGCCCTGCCTATTATACCCGCCACCACTATAAGGGTCACCACGTAGGGCAGTGTCGCTATGAACTGCCAGGGAATCGCCCCGGCGAGCCACGGGTTGCTCTGTATATATATTGCTAGATTGTCGAAGAATCCGAAGATGAAGCCCCCCACAAGGGCCACTAGTGGATTCCAACCACTGAAGACCATGTTGGCCAGCGCTATGAATCCCCTTCCCGCGGCTATCGTTTTTGTGACGGTTCCAAGCCAGTCCACGCTCAGGTAAGCTCCGGCAACCCCTGCCAGCGCCGACGCTATCAAAACCGCGGTGAAGCGATAGAGCTCAACGTTTATCCCAAGTGCGTCGGCCGCCTCAGGGTTCTCACCGACGGAGCGGATGCGCAGGCCAAAAGGCGTCTTGAAGAGCACCCACCAGGCTATGAACGCGACCACAAAAGTTATCGGAACCATTGGACTCAGAGAGTTGCCGAAGGCGTCCATCCAGAGGGGGGTTATCTGGGCGTAGCTCGGAACCTGGTGCTGCCCTGCCGTGCCCCAGTAGGCGAGGATTCCGAAGGCGACACCGCCGTAGCCAATGAGGTTTATACCTATACCCGGTATGACATGGTCGCCTTTGAGGTAGACTGTTATCACGCCGTGGACAACCCCAAGGGCGATGCCGGTCAGTGCTCCCCCGAGCAGGCCGACCCAGCCACTGTGGGCGGCCTCTGCAAAGATTGTCCCGAAAAACGCTGAGAGCATCAGTATTCCCTCGTAGCCTATGTTGACCACGCCAGCCCTCTCGCTTATCGCCGCCCCGACGCTGGTGAGGGCTATGGGCACCATGGCCGCGAGTGACCCGAGGAGGAGGCTGACTATCATCGTCCCGTTCACTGTGATCCCCTCCTAAAGAGCCTTGCGAAGAGGTCGAGCAGTCCAGGAACGGCAACGGCCACGATGATTATTCCCTCAATGACCTTTACCATCTCAAGCGGAACACCCGTCTGCTGCATCTGGGTGGCGCCAGCGTTAAGGGCACCAAAGAGGATCCCGGCGAAGATTATTCCGAGGGGATGATCCCTGCCGACGAGGGAGACGCCTATTCCGTCGAAACCGTAGCCGTAGACATTGGCCAATCCCTGACTTATCGAGTAGTTTGGAGGTATACCCATTACCTGAACCGCACCCGCCAACCCGGCTGTCATTCCACCGATGAGGAAAGACCATATCATAGCGGTCTTGGGATTTATTCCACCGTATTCCGCCGCTCTCGGATTTTGGCCGCTGGCCCTGAGCTCGTAGCCGAGCCTCGTGTGCCACATTATAATGTAGACCACTATGGCGGTTAGCACCGCTACGATGAAACCCAGCGAGAGCGTGGAGTTCTGAACGAGGAGTGGGAGCCTCGCCCCAGGGGGTATAGATAACGTGCTGTTGGGGTTGTCTGGGTTGGCTAGGACACTGAGGGCCATCCAGCCGGCGAGATAGAAGGCTATCCAGTTGAGCATTATCGTCGAGATGACCTCGTGAACACCGCGGTAAACCTTGAGGGCCGCGGCCGGAAGCATCCAGAGGGCACCGATAAGCAGTCCGCCGAGTAGTCCGGCGAGAGGGTTTTGGAATATCTGTGTCACCCCAATGGCGGTAATGGCACCGAAGTAAACCGAACCCTCCGCGCCTATGTTGAAAAGACCCGTCCTTGAACCGATGGCGAAGGTTATAGCCGTGAGCATAATGGGGGTGGACTTGCTGAGGGTCTCAGCGAAGTTTCCCACTGAGCCAAAGGAGCCCTCTAAGAGGGCCTTGTATGCTGTGATGGCATCGTAACCGCTGAGCCAGAGCACTATCGCACCAACAAGGGCACCTATCAGTATCGCGAGAACGCTCTCGGTCAGGGGTTTCCAGTAGCCGCGAAGCTCGTCTGAGAAGCTCATTCCTTAACACCCCCCATCATGAGACCTATCTGCTCCTCCGTCACCTCATGGGGCTTGACGATTCCCATAAACTGGCCCTCGTACATTATGGCCATTCTATCGCTGAGCTGGAGAACCTCGTCGAGGTCCGCTGAAACGAGGAGAACCGCCTTATCCCCATCCCTCAGCTTGACCAGGTAGTTTCTGATGTACTCGGTTGATGCAACGTCCACACCACGGGTCGGTTGTGATGCTATGATCAGCTCTGGTTTCTTGCTAACCTCCCTCGCTACGATGAGCTTCTGCTGGTTTCCGCCGCTGAGAGACTTAACCGGCGACTTAACGCCGGGAGCATTTATGTCAAACTCCTCTATCAGGCGTTTCGTGTGTTGCTCCACGTTCTTCCAGTCCATAAGCCCGGCCCTTGAGAACTCTTTTCTCCACTGCATACCGAGTATGGCGTTCTCCATAACGGTCATATCGAGAACCAACCCCATGTGGGTTCTGTCCTCGGGGGTGTGGGATATACCCATATCGTATAGTTCCTTGGGCCCCTTGCCCGTTATGTCCACGCCGTTCACTTTCACCCTGCCCTTTTCCACCTTCCTCAGTCCTGTTATGGCCTCTATCAGCTCACTCTGTCCGTTGCCCTCGACGCCGGCTATTCCGAATATCTCTCCTGCCCTGACCTGGAAGGAGAGCCCCCTCACTGCTTCTTCACCGCGGTCGCCCTTGACCCATAGGTTCTCAACGTGGAGGATGGCCTCCCCGGGTTCCTTGGGCGGCTTTTCTATCCTCAGGACAACGTCCCTGCCCACCATCATCCTGGCGAGGAGTTGCGGCGTCGCTTCCTCCGTTTTAACGGTGCCTATAACCTCTCCCCTCCTGATGACGGTTACCCTGTCGGTTATCTCCATGACCTCGTTGAGCTTGTGGCTGATGAAGATGATGGTCTTTCCCTGGCTCTTTAGCTTTCTTAGGACGTCGAAGAGCTCCTTGACTTCTATCGGGGTCAAAACGGCGGTGGGTTCATCGAGTATGAGGAGGTCGATATCCCTGTAGAGCATCTTAAGTATCTCGATCCTCTGCTGAACTCCCACTGGAAGGTTCTCAACAGGCACATCAAGCGGAACTTGGAAGTTGAGTTCATCCATAAGTTTTTGGAGCTTTTTTCTGGCCTTATCGACGTCTATCCTTGAGAAAAGGCCGTGGCCCTCCATTCCGAGGATTATGTTCTCAAGAGCGTTGAACACTTCAACGAGGGTGAAGTGCTGGTGGACCATCCCAATTCCGTTAGTCAGGGCATCAGCGGGACTCTTAAAGTGGACCTCCCTACCGTTCAAAAGGATAGTCCCCTTCGTGGGTTTGAGCATACCGAAAAGGATCTTCATTAGGGTCGTTTTTCCGGCCCCATTCTCACCGAGAAGACCGAGTATCTCGCCATTGTAAACCTTAACATCGACCCCCTTGAGGGCCTTGGTTCCATCGGGATAAACCTTGACGATGTTTCTCATCTCGAGCAAAGGGGTCTCCTCTTCCACGGGATCACCTCCAGGAACAAAGTAAAGAAAAGGGGATCAGTGTTTGTGGGTCTTATAGTATTCAAGGCCCCAGTAGGCACCGAAGCGGTAGCCACCCTCGAACTTGTAGAGAACCGGTATCTCCATACCGAGGACGATTCCTATCGTGTCCTTGTGGTCGTTGAGCGCTATGAGTGAGGCCAGTGCACCCGCGAGTGCAGAACCCTCATTCTCCTTGAAGAGAACCATCTGAACGTTGTGCGGCATGTTTGGATCATAGCCATCTATGAGAACGAATCTCTGCTTGGGATACTCCTGGGCGACCTTCTTGACCGCATTGGTCATCATGAAGCCGACGGCGATGATTATGTCGTACTGACCTGTCTTGGCGAGGCTCTGGAGATTGGGGTAGTAGTCGTTCGGGCTGTTGCTCTGGAGCTGGGTGAGCTGAAGTCCAAGGTCTTTGACGGCCCTCTCAGCACCCATGTAGGCCATATCGTTGAAGCTCAGGTCACCCCTGCCACCGACGTCGAAGACAATTGCTATTTTCTTCGTGTTCTGCCTCTCGTTGAGGGTCTTGTTAAAGTAGGTTTCTGGCTTGGGGTTGCTCTTGGCCCATTCCCTTCCAAGCGTCTCCATAGTGCTGAGGTTCTTGGCGTTTCTGAGCTGGGTTATCTCGTCTTTGTTTATGGCCATCGGGACGACTATCTTGCCGCTCACTATCTCCTGCTGGAGCTGGTCAACCGCCTGCCATATCCAGGCCGGAATCTGATGGCGGGTCTCGTTGAGGTAATTGAGGAGTTGCTGCTCGTTCTGGAAGCCGAGCTCTTGAAGCTTCTTCTGTTTGACATCAGGTGGGAGTGAGTCGAACATGGCCTTTACGTCCTGGAGGGTGCTGAGCTTAACGCCTCCGTCTTTGAGACCGAGCTCAACAACGCCGCCTCTGAACTGGTTTTCCTCCGCTTCCTTAACCGCATCGTAGACACCGACGTCAACGCGCTTCATCATCGATGCAATTATAACACCGGGCTTAATCCAATCCTGGGCAGAGTCAACACCTATGGCAAAGGGTGGGCCCATCTTCTTGTTGTTAGCCTTGAGATAATCTGAAACTGCCTCAAAAACACCAAGTCCGGTTCCGCCTGCGACCTGGTAGATTACCCAAGCACCCTGCTGGAGCTGTGCCTGAGCCGCCTGCTTGCCCTTCGCGGGGTCACTGAAGGATCCGGTGTAGGTGTAGAGGATGTTTATCTTAGTGGGGGTTGGACTGTTCGTAGCAGTTGGATTGCTGGTTGAGTTGCTCCCATTTATACAACCACTGGCCACAACACTAAGGGCCATGAGACCTATCAAAAAGATGCTTAGCCACTTCTTCATATGGACACCCCGAAAGTTTTCGAGTGTTGCTTCCTGTAACAGGATAAATACTTTACGGTTTCACCAGATCACCGAAAATCCAGAAAAGATTTTAACCATTATGTAAAACTCCCTACCATGTTGAAGAGAATAGCGGAACTGGATTCGGGAGTCGTTTTAATAACGGGCAACGGGAAAAAACTCGCAAGGATATACCTCAACTCCTGGGCACGGAGAGGGATGCGTATTCTTGCCGAGTACCTGCCATTCCAGGTTGATGGGGAGGTATACATAGGCTCCCCCATGGAGGGGGAGAACTTTGACGCATACCTCGTGGTTAACCCCCTCTCAAGGCCAAAAGAAGATAAGGAAGCCCTTTACGGGTGGCTTTCAGAACACAGGGGCAGGTTGGTCCTCCTCTATGAGGGAAAGTATATAAAGGATTCAATAACACGCTACAGAATTAAGGACTCCATCGATTACTTAATCGCATACAAGAGGGAGACAGCTGGCTTCGAGCAGGTTGACGTTATGAGACTTGAAAACGGACGCGTTGTCGAGAGCAAAACCTACATAAAGAGATACTGATGAGAATGCCAACTCACGCCCGATGACGAGTGGCTTCGGGACTGAACGGTGATGACACCAGCTATCGCCGAGGGCTTTATATACCGTGTCTCCCTCTATCCTCCGGGTGAGAAAGGTGTTCGGGAAGCTCAGGGAGAAGCTCAAGAAGTTCTCAAAGCAGGTCGAGGAGAAGGTCGAGGAGGAAGGGAAGATCCTCCAAGAGGGAACCCCCCAGGAGAAGAAGGGCTTTCTTGAAAAGCTCCTGCAGGTCGAGATAAAGGAGAATGATATAAAAGAGGCACTCGACGAGCTGGAGCTTGAACTCCTCGAAGCAGACGTTACCCTTGAAACCGTTGAGGCCCTGCGCGAGAAGATAAAGGAGAAGCTCGTCGGCAGAAAAGTTCGCATCGGCACCAACAAGGGTAGGATGATAGAGGAGGCCCTACGCGAGGCCGTTCTCGAAATCCTGACCCCCAAGAAGAGAGTGGATCTCCTAAGGGAAATAAGGTTGAAGGAGGGGAAGCCCTTCGTCATAGCCTTCGTCGGCTTCAACGGCTCCGGGAAGACCACCACAATAGCGAAGCTTGCCCACTGGCTCAAGAAGAACGGCCTGAGCGTCGTTATCGCGGCAAGCGACACCTTTAGAGCTGGGGCAATAGAGCAACTCGAAGAGCACACAAAGCGCGTTGGGGTGAAGGTCATAAAGCACGACTACGGCGCAGACCCTGCCGCTGTGGCCTACGACGCAATTCAGCACGCTAGGGCGAGAAACGTTGATGTAGTCCTCATAGACACCGCGGGAAGGAACGAACTCAACAGGAACCTCATGGACGAGATGAAGAAGATAGTCAGGGTGGCAAAGCCTGACCTCATACTCTTTGTCGGCGACAGCCTGAGTGGGAACGCGGTCGTTGAGCAGGCGAAGCAGTTCAATGATGCCGTCAGGATAGATGGAGTCATACTGACGAAGCTAGACGCAGACGCGCGCGGTGGAGCGGCACTAAGCATAAGCAACGCGATAGGTGCTCCAATCCTCTTCGTCGGCGTCGGCCAAGGCTACGACGACCTCAGGCCATTCGACGAGAGGTGGTTCGTGGACAGGATTTTTGGGGAGGGGGTGACTCCCAATTCTTTTCCCTCAGCAGCTGACGGCGAGTGCTCCCGGTATTAGCTGACCTCCTCCCCGCCCTAAAGGGCGAAGCTTTCAGAAGACAATGTAAAATCATGAGCGGAACTCCCACACAGGAAAGAAGAAAAGGTAGAGGAGCGAGCGGAGCTCCATGGATTCACTCACCATCTATTAACACCATAAGGCTGTGAGTTCAGCCGCTATTGTCATATCCAGTTCTCAAAAGAATTGTGTCTTTCTCAACATAATACTCACTGATAGCCCCCCTATTATAGGCAAGTACAAGCTCCCAGACCGCTGCAAAAATAATGGAAAGAACATGTAGAATGAATTCCTTAGGACTCATTAACTTTACCTCCTCTTGGGAGGCTATCTTCACGAGTGCGTCTTAGATCCCCAGTTACCCCACGCTAGGTAGTGATCGTACATATCCCAGCCACTGTGGATTACTAAATGTTGTATGTCATATCCATCCCACACATATCCTGTGCAAATATAAAAACAAATCGACACAGTTGCATGCTCGAGTTCATACATTTCCATTCAAGATTTCCATAACCTCTTCAAAATCCACCCTCGCTGTCATGTCTATGTTTATCGGCGTCACGCTGACCTTCCGCTCGACTTTTAGGGCGTGAGCGTCTGTTCCAGGCTCGAACTCCTTCAAAAGCCTCCCCACTATCCAGTAATAGGGGTTGCCCTTGGGGTCGATCCTCTCCTCAACAGTCGGACAGTAGCGTTTTTTGGAGAGGCGGGTTATCTCGACCGACGTTTCAGGCGTCGCGTCGCTCGGCACGTTGACGTTAAGTATGTGAGTCCCCTCCGGAAGGCCATTCTTCAGGATGGAACCCGCTATCCTCCTCAGGAAGTCAGCAGAAACCGAGAAGTCAACTCCCTCTCCTTCGCCGAGCGTTTTCTTCCACTCCACCTCCAAGCTGATAGCTATGCTCGGTACGTCATGGGTTGCGGCTTCTATGGCGGCAGAAGCCGTTCCAGAGACGGTTATCTCTGTGCTCAGGTTCTCACCGAGGTTTATGCCACTAACGGCCAGGTCAAAGCTTCCAAAGCGGGCAATGGCAAAGACAACGCAGTCCGTCGGCGTTCCATCTATGCCATACGCTATTTTGGCACCGGGGACGTTTATTCGCCTGGCCCTTATAGGTCTGTGAAGCGTCATCGCCCTCCCGCTGGCGCTCATCTGAAAGAGCGGTGCAACCACGTAGACCTCTCCCAGTTCACTCAGGGCTTTAACTGCCGCACGGATTCCGTTCGAGTAAATCCCATCATCATTGGTCAAGAGGATTCTCGGCATGGTACAGGCTCAACCTCACCTTTAAAAACCCTATCCACAAGCCGGCCCTTAGGTGAGAAAATGACCTACTGGACGAGTGAGGACAACGTGGTCGGAAAACCTGGAACTGCACTCTTCATAATCCTCCCAACGATAGGCTGCTACCGCTTCCGCATCGGAGAGGCCTGCTACATGTGCGCCTACCCAACGGCCGCACCGAAGGTGAGGTGGAGTCAGGAGGAAATAGTTGACTACGTTAAAGAAGCGCTGAAGAAAATAGAGGGCAAAAAAGACCCCTTTGCTGTTAGGATGTTCACCTCAGGCTCCTTCCTCGACAACGGCGAGCTGAAGGCAGAAACACGTAGAAAAATCTTTGAAATCCTTGCTGGGATTAACGAGGTCAAGGAAATTGTCATTGAGAGCAGGAGCGAGCTTGTGAGATATGAGGCTGTTAAAGAGCTTGCCGATATCGTCCCGGACAGGCATTTCGAGGTTGCCATCGGCCTGGAGACAGCAAACGACGATATAGCCGACGTCTCAATCAACAAGGGCAACACCTTCGAGGACTTCATTAAGGCGGCAGAGACAACCCACAAAGCGGGAGCGAAGGTAAAGACATATCTCCTGCTCAAGCCAATATTCCTGAGCGAGAGAGACGGGATTAGGGACGCCAAGGAGAGCATAATCAAGGCCGAACCCTACACCGACACTTTCTCGATCAACATAACCGACATCCAAAAGGGGACGCTCTACGAGAGGCTCTGGGAAAGGAAGGAGTACCGCCCGCCGTGGCTCTGGAGTGCGGTTGAGATCCTCCTGTGGGCCAAGAGGAAGTTCCCAGAGAAGAGGATCCTCAGCGATCCCGTTGGGGCGGGTTCAAGACGTGGTCCCCACAACTGTCTGACTGACTACGACAGGACGATAGGCAGGGCCATAAAGAGGTTCTCTGCAACCCAGGACATAAGCCACATAGAGGAACTCAGACCGGAATGCAGCGAGAGGTGGCGCTACATAGTGGAAAACGGCCTCCTCGACTGGCAACTGGTTATGTGGTGATTTCTCTCGGTTCTTTCCAGTTTTCTTCTCCGGCTCTGGTAGCCCCCTTCCATGCTCTTTCGATGGACATAGATGGGTATCCACGAAAGCTTTAAATGTTGACAAACGTAAACAGAGGTAGCAGATTGCAGGTGATGACTATGGCGAACGTCGAAGGAAAAACCGTTGTTGTGAAGGAGAACTACCTAGTGACCGGCAAAGCGAAGGGCGTCGTTGAAATCGACGTCGACACTTTTCTCTGCAAAGGCTGCGGAATCTGCGTCGAGATGTGCCCAAGAAAGGTCTTCGAGTGGAGCAAGGAGCTGAGCGAAAAGGGCGTGCACTATCCCATTCCCGTCAACGCCGAGAAGTGCGTCAAGTGCAAGCTCTGTGAGCTGCTCTGCCCGGATTTTGCCATCGCGGTAAGGTGGTGAGAATGATAATCCGCGGCGACGAGCCGGAGCAGATACGGCTCCTACGGAAGCTCTACAAACCTGGCAACTACTTCATGCAAGGCAATGAGGCAGTATCCTACGGGGCAATCTTCGCGGGATGCCGCTTCTACGCAGGCTATCCGATAACTCCGTCGAGCGAGATAGCGGAGACGATGGCTCGCGAGCTACCTAAACTTCACGGCTACTACCTTCAGATGGAGGACGAGATAGGTAGCATAGCAGCGATGGTAGGTGCCTCGTGGACGGGCTTTAAGGTGATGACCGCAACCTCTGGCCCCGGTTTCAGCCTTATGCAGGAAAACCTAGGTTATGCCGCCATGACGGAAACACCGCTTGTCCTTGTTGACGTTCAGAGAAGCGGGCCGAGCACTGGACAGGCGACGAAGGGTGCGCAGGGAGACTTCTTCCAGGTGAGGTGGGGGACCCACGGCGATCACCCAATGGTCGCTGTTTCTCCAACGGGCGGACAGGACGCCTTCTGGGAGATCATTAGAGCCTTTAACATCGCCGAAAAGCTGAGAACGCCTGTGGTTTTCCTCTTCGATGGAGTTTTGGCCCATACAAGGGAGCAGGTAAGGATTCCAGACGTTGAGGAGGTTGAGATAACCTATCGCAAGCTCCCGGCCAACGAGGAGGAGGGAAAACTGCCCTTCGGAGACCCACACGGCGACGGTGTTCCGCCGATGCCGCTTTTCGGCCACGGCTACTTCACGCACGTAACCGGCTCCACTCATAAGGAGAACGGGCTGAGGGATGTTTACACGCCCGAGGTTCACGACAAACTCGTTAGAAGGCTTCACCGGAAGATAGAACAAAACAGGAACGTTTACGAGAAGTATGAGGAGCACTTCACGGACGATGCCGAAATCCTCGTGGTCAGCTGGGGCGTAACAGCCCGTCCAGCCCTTGGAGCCGTCCTCAAGGCCAGGGAGGAGGGGATAAAGGCGGGACTCTTCGTTCCCAAGACCGTCCATCCGTTCCCGGGGGAGAAAATGAGGGAACTCGGAAAGAAGGTCAGAGCTGTTCTCGTCGCCGAGATGAACCTCGGACAGATGATAATTGAGGTCGAGCGCTACCTCAACGACGACGTCCTGCTTAAGGGCGTCAACAGGATAGGCGGCGTCCCGCTGACTGTTGAGAAAATCCTACGCGAGATAAGGGGTGTTGCCTGATGGCCAAGGAGATTTACTCGAAGTACCCGCTCATCAAGTACCTCCGTAAGGAGGCCTTGCCCACGGCCCTCTGTCCCGGCTGCGGTGGCGGAACAGTTCTAAACGCCTTCGCCAACGCGGTCGACGGGCTAAAGATAGACCCAAAGGACCTCGTGGTCGTCAGCGGAATCGGCTGTTCGGCCTGGATAGCCTCACCTTACTTCCTAG encodes:
- a CDS encoding phosphoribosyltransferase, which translates into the protein MKKFPARLASWKEIEEWSGKGAWKVLEEGWKPDVVVGLARGGWVAARLYCDYLGIKDLVSLKIEHWGVTATPDGKAKLKYGSNYNLEGKKVLIVDDISDTGESLTLAKNYVESQKPTETRTATLLTIMGSRFKPDYYGEEIDWTWVVFPWNFVEDMINLVNSLLEEKEALTTDEIIALFRELHNLEVPKDKLEEALRMAELRKVFKSREGAWRKA
- a CDS encoding ABC transporter permease; protein product: MNGTMIVSLLLGSLAAMVPIALTSVGAAISERAGVVNIGYEGILMLSAFFGTIFAEAAHSGWVGLLGGALTGIALGVVHGVITVYLKGDHVIPGIGINLIGYGGVAFGILAYWGTAGQHQVPSYAQITPLWMDAFGNSLSPMVPITFVVAFIAWWVLFKTPFGLRIRSVGENPEAADALGINVELYRFTAVLIASALAGVAGAYLSVDWLGTVTKTIAAGRGFIALANMVFSGWNPLVALVGGFIFGFFDNLAIYIQSNPWLAGAIPWQFIATLPYVVTLIVVAGIIGRARPPKWDGIPYRRE
- the surE gene encoding 5'/3'-nucleotidase SurE; protein product: MPRILLTNDDGIYSNGIRAAVKALSELGEVYVVAPLFQMSASGRAMTLHRPIRARRINVPGAKIAYGIDGTPTDCVVFAIARFGSFDLAVSGINLGENLSTEITVSGTASAAIEAATHDVPSIAISLEVEWKKTLGEGEGVDFSVSADFLRRIAGSILKNGLPEGTHILNVNVPSDATPETSVEITRLSKKRYCPTVEERIDPKGNPYYWIVGRLLKEFEPGTDAHALKVERKVSVTPINIDMTARVDFEEVMEILNGNV
- a CDS encoding BMP family ABC transporter substrate-binding protein produces the protein MKKWLSIFLIGLMALSVVASGCINGSNSTSNPTATNSPTPTKINILYTYTGSFSDPAKGKQAAQAQLQQGAWVIYQVAGGTGLGVFEAVSDYLKANNKKMGPPFAIGVDSAQDWIKPGVIIASMMKRVDVGVYDAVKEAEENQFRGGVVELGLKDGGVKLSTLQDVKAMFDSLPPDVKQKKLQELGFQNEQQLLNYLNETRHQIPAWIWQAVDQLQQEIVSGKIVVPMAINKDEITQLRNAKNLSTMETLGREWAKSNPKPETYFNKTLNERQNTKKIAIVFDVGGRGDLSFNDMAYMGAERAVKDLGLQLTQLQSNSPNDYYPNLQSLAKTGQYDIIIAVGFMMTNAVKKVAQEYPKQRFVLIDGYDPNMPHNVQMVLFKENEGSALAGALASLIALNDHKDTIGIVLGMEIPVLYKFEGGYRFGAYWGLEYYKTHKH
- a CDS encoding ABC transporter ATP-binding protein yields the protein MRNIVKVYPDGTKALKGVDVKVYNGEILGLLGENGAGKTTLMKILFGMLKPTKGTILLNGREVHFKSPADALTNGIGMVHQHFTLVEVFNALENIILGMEGHGLFSRIDVDKARKKLQKLMDELNFQVPLDVPVENLPVGVQQRIEILKMLYRDIDLLILDEPTAVLTPIEVKELFDVLRKLKSQGKTIIFISHKLNEVMEITDRVTVIRRGEVIGTVKTEEATPQLLARMMVGRDVVLRIEKPPKEPGEAILHVENLWVKGDRGEEAVRGLSFQVRAGEIFGIAGVEGNGQSELIEAITGLRKVEKGRVKVNGVDITGKGPKELYDMGISHTPEDRTHMGLVLDMTVMENAILGMQWRKEFSRAGLMDWKNVEQHTKRLIEEFDINAPGVKSPVKSLSGGNQQKLIVAREVSKKPELIIASQPTRGVDVASTEYIRNYLVKLRDGDKAVLLVSADLDEVLQLSDRMAIMYEGQFMGIVKPHEVTEEQIGLMMGGVKE
- a CDS encoding ABC transporter permease produces the protein MSFSDELRGYWKPLTESVLAILIGALVGAIVLWLSGYDAITAYKALLEGSFGSVGNFAETLSKSTPIMLTAITFAIGSRTGLFNIGAEGSVYFGAITAIGVTQIFQNPLAGLLGGLLIGALWMLPAAALKVYRGVHEVISTIMLNWIAFYLAGWMALSVLANPDNPNSTLSIPPGARLPLLVQNSTLSLGFIVAVLTAIVVYIIMWHTRLGYELRASGQNPRAAEYGGINPKTAMIWSFLIGGMTAGLAGAVQVMGIPPNYSISQGLANVYGYGFDGIGVSLVGRDHPLGIIFAGILFGALNAGATQMQQTGVPLEMVKVIEGIIIVAVAVPGLLDLFARLFRRGSQ
- a CDS encoding zinc ABC transporter substrate-binding protein, whose amino-acid sequence is MKKGGLLAIILLVALLSPPATSAASTKPLVVATIAPLAGIVKDAFGDSVQVVYLIPPGIDPHEYQLTAKQIALLQRADVIVTTDGHLPVEKKIAELQAEGTIKGKALFADDYAREGFRYLTERWYTGKDNPHGVWLDPTNALAIAKATEKALEEIDPANANIYAMEYNNFQERVNAIVKAYRALVGHNKTAVIQMPPDQYAIEWLGIKAVAAIKPEEEAPAVGVDNLLPEAANSSLIVYGVDSPDQLKKAAFELAEKSGKPIAGIIVFGTDEPYTKLLIKNTAAILEAITGKGPIEKPVQGPNVGTYVIVSLVVGLVLGTAIGVVLKK
- the ftsY gene encoding signal recognition particle-docking protein FtsY, producing MFGKLREKLKKFSKQVEEKVEEEGKILQEGTPQEKKGFLEKLLQVEIKENDIKEALDELELELLEADVTLETVEALREKIKEKLVGRKVRIGTNKGRMIEEALREAVLEILTPKKRVDLLREIRLKEGKPFVIAFVGFNGSGKTTTIAKLAHWLKKNGLSVVIAASDTFRAGAIEQLEEHTKRVGVKVIKHDYGADPAAVAYDAIQHARARNVDVVLIDTAGRNELNRNLMDEMKKIVRVAKPDLILFVGDSLSGNAVVEQAKQFNDAVRIDGVILTKLDADARGGAALSISNAIGAPILFVGVGQGYDDLRPFDERWFVDRIFGEGVTPNSFPSAADGECSRY